In the genome of Nitrospira japonica, one region contains:
- a CDS encoding zonular occludens toxin domain-containing protein, protein MIELLEGVPGAGKSYHAVAEYLLPWVRKGRRIYVNVDGFYLDRLAKFEGVPLEDLQRQITIWQTSAEVLDGLTKVDPGSAVFVDECQTVFRAQQKLNGEILRWLETHRHYGIDVLLICQDYRQVTSGVTRVIEMTTKFRRLDRFGFRNRYQAFVRGNPEELEVIRGFTGTYDPKVYAYYGSYATSTKEVRHVRSILRSPSIILGAIGLSVATGWFVFGGGTFGSGSTVSPTLATHTPKPPDWMRMDVSPRLSDIHPIRIQGGMTDPRLDGHEWLWVAEDGRLLTVDEIAAESGGTVQAITSRGGKVLKGSGVLWGGASTALSVLTDVPTAEVTSGASSLSAPTAPSVTKTPTRPASSIGERLTTERAATDPTSRAIGQIEEPR, encoded by the coding sequence ATGATTGAACTCCTCGAAGGCGTGCCGGGCGCCGGCAAGAGCTATCACGCCGTGGCGGAGTACCTCTTGCCGTGGGTGCGGAAGGGTCGACGGATTTATGTCAATGTCGATGGCTTCTACCTGGATCGCTTGGCGAAATTCGAAGGCGTGCCGCTGGAAGACCTGCAGCGCCAGATCACGATTTGGCAGACCAGCGCCGAGGTACTGGATGGCCTGACGAAGGTGGACCCAGGCTCCGCCGTGTTTGTGGATGAGTGCCAAACCGTCTTTCGGGCACAGCAGAAACTCAATGGCGAGATTCTTCGATGGTTGGAAACGCATCGGCATTACGGAATCGATGTGCTCTTGATCTGCCAAGACTACCGACAAGTGACCTCGGGCGTGACCCGTGTCATCGAGATGACGACGAAGTTTCGCCGTTTGGATCGGTTCGGTTTCAGAAACCGCTATCAGGCGTTTGTACGAGGGAATCCCGAGGAGCTGGAAGTCATTCGCGGCTTCACAGGCACATACGATCCGAAAGTGTATGCCTACTACGGTTCCTATGCCACGTCGACCAAGGAGGTGCGACACGTGCGCTCGATTCTCAGGTCTCCCTCGATCATCCTCGGCGCCATCGGGCTCTCGGTCGCGACCGGCTGGTTTGTCTTCGGCGGCGGCACGTTTGGCAGCGGATCGACAGTGTCGCCTACTTTGGCCACGCACACGCCGAAGCCGCCAGATTGGATGCGGATGGATGTATCCCCGCGGTTGTCTGACATTCATCCAATTCGGATTCAGGGTGGCATGACGGACCCTCGACTTGACGGCCATGAGTGGCTATGGGTGGCGGAGGATGGCCGTCTCCTTACGGTCGATGAGATTGCGGCCGAATCTGGCGGGACCGTGCAGGCAATCACCTCCCGAGGGGGGAAGGTGCTCAAAGGCTCGGGAGTGCTATGGGGAGGCGCGTCAACAGCATTATCGGTCTTGACCGATGTCCCGACAGCCGAGGTGACTTCGGGAGCAAGTTCACTCTCCGCACCCACGGCTCCGTCCGTGACGAAAACACCCACACGACCGGCTTCATCGATCGGGGAGAGGCTTACGACGGAGCGAGCGGCAACTGATCCGACGAGTAGGGCGATAGGGCAGATAGAAGAGCCGAGGTAA
- a CDS encoding replication initiation factor domain-containing protein, which produces MKALLNVKELASVLGVSVKSVQRAYRRREIPVHWLCRMALFDLDEVRRAMALNGSRRFDTSVGSHDKDGAAGGASRRRQPAARRVPKPPDGKTGAQFPEEDTEETMSWTCSLGWLRFTVPNASVEETMRLVGGDWVPDEKGFLGYGRGWMCRGSAGGLGRIGSGAKRAPLEVHVDLSQELLSGWTYDQFQAVAQWVFMKQGHFGRIDVALDDRSGVIDVEAVYDAVVAGQCVSHFRKSQLIEGLDVGSGEETGTTLCMGSRQSDTYLRIYDKAAQQQSKGIVVEGPWVRWEMEWKDERAQAVGLALSVLDQDRFQPYIVGVFRTAVDFRDCTREDDPKDRYHAPLLAWWKVLTEGMQRAKLDVVKAVKKIEDVKQWAAKSLAPMLGLLCVHPEAGERWLVSTIIEGVERWRPKHYAFLASGQDVQQVLKKVRWWKPTDGFAAGCASTAP; this is translated from the coding sequence ATGAAGGCATTGTTGAACGTGAAGGAATTGGCCAGTGTACTAGGGGTCAGCGTGAAATCCGTTCAGCGAGCCTATCGGAGAAGAGAGATTCCCGTCCACTGGCTGTGTCGCATGGCACTCTTCGATCTCGATGAAGTGCGGCGAGCCATGGCTCTGAATGGGTCACGGCGTTTTGATACCTCTGTGGGGAGCCATGACAAGGACGGCGCAGCCGGCGGCGCCAGCCGGCGGCGCCAGCCGGCGGCGCGTCGAGTCCCAAAGCCCCCGGACGGTAAAACGGGGGCGCAATTTCCAGAAGAGGACACGGAGGAGACCATGAGCTGGACCTGTTCCCTCGGATGGCTGCGCTTCACGGTTCCCAACGCAAGTGTCGAAGAGACCATGCGACTGGTCGGCGGAGACTGGGTTCCCGATGAGAAAGGTTTTCTGGGCTACGGCCGCGGTTGGATGTGTCGCGGCTCTGCCGGCGGGCTGGGTCGGATTGGTTCGGGTGCCAAACGTGCACCGCTCGAAGTGCATGTGGATCTGTCGCAAGAACTCCTTTCTGGGTGGACCTATGACCAGTTTCAGGCAGTCGCGCAATGGGTGTTCATGAAACAGGGGCATTTCGGCCGCATCGATGTGGCCCTTGACGATCGCAGCGGGGTCATCGATGTCGAGGCCGTCTATGACGCGGTCGTGGCCGGGCAGTGTGTGTCCCATTTCAGGAAGTCCCAACTGATTGAGGGACTCGATGTCGGCTCAGGCGAAGAAACTGGGACAACCCTCTGCATGGGTTCGCGTCAGTCCGATACGTACTTGCGCATTTACGACAAAGCCGCCCAACAACAGAGCAAAGGCATCGTCGTGGAGGGTCCATGGGTGCGGTGGGAAATGGAATGGAAGGACGAACGGGCCCAAGCCGTCGGCCTCGCCTTGTCCGTTCTCGATCAGGATCGCTTTCAGCCCTACATCGTTGGGGTGTTTCGCACCGCCGTGGATTTCCGAGACTGCACCCGTGAGGACGATCCGAAGGATCGCTATCACGCGCCTCTCTTGGCCTGGTGGAAGGTCCTGACCGAGGGCATGCAACGCGCGAAGCTCGACGTGGTCAAAGCCGTGAAAAAGATTGAAGACGTGAAGCAATGGGCGGCGAAAAGTCTCGCGCCCATGCTCGGATTGTTGTGTGTCCATCCGGAAGCGGGGGAGCGCTGGTTGGTGAGCACCATTATCGAAGGAGTGGAACGATGGCGTCCAAAGCATTACGCGTTTTTGGCCTCCGGCCAAGACGTGCAGCAAGTCCTGAAGAAGGTCCGGTGGTGGAAGCCGACCGACGGCTTCGCTGCCGGCTGTGCGAGCACGGCACCCTAA
- a CDS encoding JAB domain-containing protein — MCEDSGEGTVLAVHFSTSAAALLRPHSTGLDRELFIVVGLDAKHRVIGINLVSIGSLTLAIVHPREVFKPLILMNASVWLCAHNHPSGDVTPSLEDRTLTKRLREAADLLGMVPVGSSQSHWSGEIQLCG, encoded by the coding sequence GTGTGTGAAGATAGCGGAGAAGGAACTGTCTTGGCCGTGCATTTTTCGACGTCGGCTGCAGCGCTGTTGCGGCCGCATTCTACCGGCCTAGATCGTGAGCTTTTCATCGTTGTTGGGCTTGACGCAAAGCATCGTGTTATCGGAATCAACCTGGTTTCGATCGGGTCTTTAACGTTGGCTATTGTCCATCCCCGTGAAGTCTTTAAGCCGCTGATACTGATGAACGCCTCTGTGTGGCTCTGTGCCCATAACCATCCCTCGGGAGATGTGACGCCGAGCTTAGAGGATAGGACTCTGACGAAGCGACTGCGGGAAGCGGCCGATCTTCTGGGAATGGTCCCTGTTGGATCATCTCAGTCTCACTGGTCGGGCGAAATACAGCTTTGCGGATGA
- the fabD gene encoding ACP S-malonyltransferase — translation MLVVAFAGQGSQRAGMGSTLFPRYRDVVNCANRILGYSLQDLCAAGGPRLTRTEFTQPAVFVVNKLLYEDTLANDGIVPDVMIGHSLGEINALHATGVLDFEEALQLVKARGAFMAEHNGNGAMVALVGERDQLLHEVSTNESEVYVANDNSPRQIVVAGTKDGIKRLSQRLSLQQAATVIPLAVSGPFHCPLMAGVDDRMGEYLEGCLLREPCIPVVSNYSAQPYRSDVMRTWLAKQVVSTVRWLETIQYLSGSGPLAVREIATSPVLTPLIEDCLKRMRESVMP, via the coding sequence ATGCTTGTTGTCGCGTTTGCGGGGCAAGGCTCGCAAAGAGCCGGAATGGGCTCAACCCTATTTCCTCGATATCGAGACGTGGTGAATTGTGCAAACAGAATACTTGGCTATTCGCTCCAGGATCTCTGCGCTGCGGGAGGTCCAAGGCTCACCCGTACAGAATTCACGCAGCCGGCCGTATTCGTCGTGAATAAACTCCTCTATGAGGACACCCTCGCGAACGATGGAATCGTTCCAGATGTGATGATCGGTCATAGTCTTGGGGAAATTAATGCACTTCACGCTACTGGAGTGCTCGACTTCGAGGAGGCACTCCAACTCGTGAAAGCGAGGGGTGCATTCATGGCCGAGCATAACGGAAATGGAGCCATGGTGGCACTGGTAGGTGAGCGCGATCAGCTACTGCATGAGGTGTCGACCAACGAGAGCGAGGTATATGTGGCGAACGACAACTCGCCGAGGCAGATCGTGGTAGCGGGGACGAAAGACGGCATTAAACGACTGTCGCAGCGCTTGAGTCTCCAACAGGCCGCTACCGTGATACCGTTGGCGGTCAGCGGTCCATTTCATTGTCCGCTCATGGCGGGAGTGGACGATCGGATGGGGGAGTATCTTGAAGGGTGCCTCCTGCGAGAGCCATGTATACCAGTCGTGTCCAATTACTCCGCGCAGCCATACCGCTCAGATGTGATGCGAACGTGGCTGGCTAAGCAGGTCGTCAGCACGGTCCGATGGCTCGAAACGATTCAGTATCTCAGCGGAAGCGGGCCGCTGGCAGTTCGTGAGATCGCAACGTCGCCTGTGCTGACACCCCTCATTGAGGACTGTTTAAAGCGCATGCGCGAGTCGGTAATGCCGTAG
- a CDS encoding DUF1579 family protein, protein MTTQAEMLMALHEFVGEWDVTQKIWSGPNATPSINRGKTKCTTLLGGAATLMITEMETSNFKGVALMTYNPKLGRYDMAFIDCISDEGIALMQGEHKPAAAADHLRAEFGKMATQAREWRMVGVGEGGEADGVDALAANVTSNAVPACLSGSVVKETALAENVSADDLAPTFRMVENKISDDHWVLDFFLGGTLVQQNSFVRAGH, encoded by the coding sequence ATGACGACACAAGCCGAGATGCTAATGGCATTACACGAGTTCGTTGGAGAATGGGACGTAACTCAGAAGATATGGAGCGGCCCCAATGCCACGCCATCGATTAATCGCGGAAAAACCAAATGCACTACTTTGCTGGGAGGAGCCGCCACTCTGATGATCACGGAGATGGAGACCTCCAATTTCAAGGGTGTCGCTCTGATGACGTACAACCCAAAGCTCGGGCGCTACGACATGGCATTCATAGACTGCATCAGCGACGAGGGCATCGCGCTGATGCAGGGCGAGCACAAGCCGGCCGCCGCCGCCGATCATCTACGAGCGGAGTTTGGGAAAATGGCGACTCAGGCAAGGGAGTGGAGGATGGTAGGAGTGGGCGAGGGGGGCGAGGCTGACGGCGTTGACGCGCTGGCCGCGAATGTCACCTCGAACGCCGTTCCTGCTTGCTTGTCCGGCTCGGTTGTAAAGGAAACGGCGCTGGCCGAGAACGTCAGCGCAGACGACCTCGCGCCAACATTCCGCATGGTCGAGAACAAGATCTCGGACGATCATTGGGTCCTCGACTTTTTCTTGGGCGGCACTTTAGTGCAGCAGAATTCGTTCGTTCGCGCGGGCCACTGA